The following are encoded together in the Variovorax sp. PBS-H4 genome:
- a CDS encoding class 1 fructose-bisphosphatase gives MPKNVSLTRYLIEQQRADGLIPGQLRLLLEVVARACKSISQAVNKGALGNVLGSAESENVQGEVQKKLDIIANEVLIEANEWGGHLAAMASEEMDSIYVVPNRYPQGEYLLLFDPLDGSSNIDVNVSIGTIFSVLKKPEGSPGVQESDFLQAGSKQVAAGYCIYGPQTTLVLTVGSGVAMFTLDREQGSFMLTQEDIQIPADTKEFAVNMSNMRHWDAPVKRYIDECLAGKDGPRGKDFNMRWIASMVADVHRILMRGGVFLYPWDKREPEKAGKLRLMYEANPMSWLVEQAGGAATNGRQRILDLEPTKLHERVAVVLGSKNEVGRLTGYHEPL, from the coding sequence ATGCCCAAGAATGTTTCGCTCACCCGCTACCTCATCGAACAGCAGCGCGCCGACGGCCTGATCCCTGGCCAGTTGCGGCTTCTGCTCGAAGTGGTGGCACGTGCCTGCAAGAGCATCAGCCAGGCCGTCAACAAGGGCGCGCTGGGCAACGTGCTCGGCTCGGCCGAGAGCGAGAACGTGCAAGGCGAAGTCCAGAAGAAGCTCGACATCATTGCCAACGAGGTGCTGATCGAAGCCAACGAATGGGGAGGCCACCTCGCCGCCATGGCCAGCGAGGAAATGGACAGCATCTACGTGGTGCCCAACCGCTACCCGCAGGGCGAGTACCTGCTGCTGTTCGATCCGCTGGACGGCTCCAGCAACATCGACGTCAACGTCAGCATCGGCACCATCTTCAGCGTGCTGAAGAAGCCCGAGGGGTCGCCCGGCGTTCAGGAGTCGGACTTCCTGCAGGCCGGCAGCAAGCAGGTCGCGGCCGGCTACTGCATCTACGGCCCGCAGACCACCCTGGTGCTGACCGTCGGCAGCGGTGTCGCGATGTTCACCCTGGACCGCGAGCAAGGATCTTTCATGCTCACCCAGGAGGACATCCAGATCCCGGCCGACACCAAGGAATTCGCCGTCAACATGAGCAACATGCGGCACTGGGACGCCCCGGTGAAGCGCTACATCGACGAATGCCTGGCTGGTAAAGACGGCCCGCGCGGCAAGGACTTCAACATGCGCTGGATCGCCAGCATGGTGGCCGACGTGCACCGCATCCTGATGCGCGGCGGCGTCTTCCTGTATCCGTGGGACAAGCGCGAACCCGAGAAGGCCGGAAAGCTGCGCCTGATGTACGAGGCCAATCCCATGAGCTGGCTGGTCGAACAGGCGGGTGGCGCCGCCACCAACGGCCGCCAACGCATCCTCGACCTGGAGCCCACCAAGCTGCACGAGCGCGTGGCTGTGGTCTTGGGGTCGAAGAACGAGGTCGGGCGGCTGACCGGGTATCACGAGCCGCTATAA
- the pepN gene encoding aminopeptidase N, which produces MLMRDAQAEPVAIRREDYRAPAYWIDTVDLTFDLDPAKTRVLNRMRLRRNPELAPEPLRLDGDELNLARVLVDGQGASFRIEADQLVIDNLPDAFELELFTTCAPAKNTKLMGLFVSENTFFTQCEAEGFRRITYFLDRPDVMASYTVTIRAAKAAYPVLLSNGNLVEQGELPEGRHFAKWVDPFRKPSYLFALVAGKLVAREQRIRARNGKEHLLQVYVRAGDLDKTEHAMNSLVNSVMWDEARFGLPLDLDRFMIVATSDFNMGAMENKGLNIFNTKYVLANQATATDADYGNIESVVGHEYFHNWTGDRVTCRDWFQLSLKEGLTVFRDQEFSQDLCADASARAVKRIEDVRVLRTAQFPEDAGPMAHPVRPDSYIEISNFYTVTIYEKGAEVVRMMQTLVGRQGFARGMTLYFERHDGQAVTCDDFAQAIADANPDSELARLLPQFKRWYSQAGTPRLAAHGVYDAAARTYTLSFVQSCPPTPGQPFKEPFVIPVNIGLLDQDGRELPLQLDGEEAPGAPTRTLVLTRAGEQFTFIHVDAEPVPSILRGFSAPVILDYEYSDAQLLALMAHDADPFNRWEAAQRLALRAAIKAIHAPVVGAIESPLDDACLEAMRSVLRDPGLDAAFKELVLTLPSETYIAEQLETVDPQRVHLVREAMRAQLAAGLFADWEHAYEEQRDTGAYSPDPRSSGRRALAGLALSYLCLAARATGDTVWPGRTLQRFKDAGNMTDRFNALQALVSSGHALAAQALARFHAIFKDEALVIDKWFSLQAGAPDRGGDILPLVKQLMKHPDFSLKNPNRARSVIFSYCNANPGALHRPDAAGYVFWSDRVIELDAINPQVAARLARALDRWSKLAEPYRSAAREAIMRVAAKPDLSKDTHEVVTRALAG; this is translated from the coding sequence TCGAGGCCGACCAGCTGGTGATCGACAACCTGCCCGACGCGTTCGAGCTCGAGCTCTTCACCACCTGCGCGCCTGCCAAGAACACCAAGCTCATGGGGTTGTTCGTGAGCGAGAACACCTTCTTCACCCAGTGCGAGGCCGAAGGCTTCCGACGCATCACCTACTTTCTCGACCGCCCCGACGTGATGGCGAGCTACACGGTGACCATCCGCGCCGCCAAGGCTGCCTATCCGGTGCTGTTGTCCAACGGCAACCTCGTCGAGCAGGGCGAACTTCCGGAGGGCCGGCATTTTGCCAAGTGGGTCGATCCATTCCGAAAGCCCAGCTATCTGTTCGCGCTGGTGGCCGGCAAGCTCGTGGCGCGCGAGCAGCGCATCAGGGCCCGCAACGGCAAGGAGCATCTGCTGCAGGTCTACGTGCGCGCCGGCGACCTCGACAAGACCGAGCATGCGATGAACTCGCTGGTCAACTCCGTGATGTGGGACGAAGCTCGCTTCGGCCTGCCGCTGGACCTCGATCGCTTCATGATCGTCGCGACCAGTGACTTCAACATGGGCGCGATGGAGAACAAGGGCCTGAACATCTTCAACACGAAGTACGTCCTGGCCAACCAGGCTACCGCGACCGACGCCGACTACGGCAACATCGAGAGCGTGGTCGGCCACGAGTACTTCCACAACTGGACAGGCGACCGTGTGACCTGCCGCGACTGGTTCCAGCTCTCGCTCAAGGAGGGCCTCACGGTCTTTCGCGACCAGGAGTTCAGCCAGGACCTGTGCGCCGATGCCTCGGCGCGGGCCGTCAAGCGCATCGAGGACGTGCGCGTGCTGCGCACCGCCCAGTTCCCAGAGGACGCGGGCCCGATGGCGCACCCCGTGCGGCCGGATAGCTACATCGAGATCAGCAACTTCTACACCGTCACCATCTACGAAAAGGGTGCCGAGGTGGTGCGCATGATGCAGACGTTGGTGGGCCGGCAAGGCTTCGCGCGCGGCATGACGCTGTACTTCGAGCGCCACGACGGCCAAGCCGTGACCTGTGACGACTTTGCGCAGGCCATCGCCGATGCGAACCCCGATTCGGAGCTCGCGCGCCTGTTGCCGCAGTTCAAGCGCTGGTACAGCCAGGCCGGCACGCCACGCCTGGCTGCTCACGGCGTGTACGACGCCGCAGCGCGCACCTACACCCTGAGCTTCGTGCAGAGCTGCCCACCCACGCCGGGGCAGCCCTTCAAGGAACCCTTCGTGATCCCGGTCAATATCGGCCTCTTGGACCAGGACGGGCGCGAGCTGCCGCTGCAGCTGGACGGCGAGGAAGCCCCGGGCGCCCCCACGCGAACCCTGGTGCTGACGCGCGCCGGCGAGCAGTTCACTTTCATCCATGTCGACGCCGAGCCGGTGCCTTCGATCCTCCGCGGCTTCAGCGCGCCGGTGATCCTGGACTACGAGTACAGCGATGCCCAGCTGCTCGCTCTCATGGCCCACGATGCCGATCCCTTCAACCGCTGGGAGGCCGCTCAACGCCTCGCGCTGCGCGCCGCAATCAAGGCAATCCACGCGCCGGTCGTCGGTGCCATAGAAAGCCCGCTCGACGACGCCTGCCTGGAGGCCATGCGCAGCGTGCTCCGCGACCCGGGGCTCGACGCCGCCTTCAAGGAGCTGGTGCTCACGCTGCCTTCTGAAACCTATATCGCCGAGCAGCTGGAGACCGTCGATCCGCAGCGCGTGCATCTCGTGCGCGAGGCCATGCGCGCCCAGCTCGCCGCTGGCCTCTTCGCCGATTGGGAGCACGCTTACGAGGAGCAACGCGACACCGGCGCCTACAGCCCCGACCCGCGCTCCTCCGGCCGCCGCGCGCTGGCCGGCCTTGCGCTCTCCTATCTCTGCCTGGCCGCGCGCGCCACGGGCGACACGGTCTGGCCCGGAAGGACACTGCAGCGCTTCAAGGATGCCGGCAACATGACGGACCGCTTCAACGCGCTGCAGGCGCTGGTGTCCTCGGGCCATGCGCTGGCGGCGCAGGCGCTGGCGCGATTCCACGCCATCTTCAAGGACGAGGCCCTGGTCATCGACAAGTGGTTCTCGCTGCAGGCAGGCGCGCCCGATCGCGGCGGGGACATCCTGCCGTTGGTCAAGCAGCTGATGAAGCACCCCGACTTCTCGCTCAAGAACCCGAACCGCGCGCGCAGCGTGATCTTCAGCTACTGCAACGCCAACCCCGGCGCGCTGCACCGCCCCGATGCCGCCGGCTACGTGTTCTGGAGCGATCGCGTGATCGAGCTCGACGCCATCAACCCGCAAGTTGCCGCACGCCTTGCGCGCGCACTCGACCGCTGGAGCAAGCTGGCCGAGCCCTACCGCAGCGCCGCACGCGAAGCCATCATGCGCGTGGCGGCCAAGCCCGATCTCAGCAAGGACACGCACGAGGTCGTCACCCGCGCGCTCGCTGGATAA